CCACCTCCAAacccaaaactaaataaataagatgaTGCCCCACGGGAAGGTGCGAGAGGGAGGACGGCACCTCTACAATCGGTAGTCAGAGCCGCCGGAGGCCGGGCCGGGATGGGGCTTCCTCAGAGCTGGGAGCTGCCGCCTGCAGCAGTGCTGGCGCTTGGGCCCTGCTGGCTCAGCGAGCGGCAGCTGATCCTGCGGATGGAGTGCAAGGCCACGGTGCAGCAGCCCCGCAGCAGGGAGCTGATGTTGTAAATGGGCTGGCCCTGACGCCGCTGGGAGCGGCAGAGCCAGGCCACCGTGGGCACGGCCGGCACCACCACCGCCAGCAGATCCACGATGTAGTGGCGGCTCCAGTAGCTCTTGGGCTCCTTCTCGGCAgcggccgcctcctcctcctcttccacagGGCACGCCACGCTCACCGACGGGCTGGGGTTTGGGTTGGCACCAGGGTGGTGTGGGGTGGGCCCCCACGTGATGGGCTCCGGGGCCTCGAGCTCGTCGACCACCGTCACCACCACTGCAGAGTTGGGGTCTCTGGGCCCCAGGGGGTGGGGATCCGACTCTGGGCACCTGTCCCCCGACTTGGGGACTGTCCCGCAGACCTGGGCCTTGGTCACTTTCTCCAGGATGGTGTCCAGGTCCGGCTGGTACTGCACGAAGTCCGTCTGGATGGCGCGCTCCTGCATGCAGCTGGCCTGCACGCCGGCCTCCGTGCCGCACAGCAGCTTCTCGTAGGTGTTGCTGGCGGGGAAGCGGGGGCCCAGGCTGAAGGAGCCGTGCAGTGAGGAGCCTTCCTCGGGGCCGCAGTCCACCCCCGAAGACAGCAGGCTGCTGGCCTCCAGGGCATCCGTCCGGCTCAGAGTGTCGTCGGTCACCACGAAGCCACTGTCAGCCCCATCCTCCACAGAGGCGCCTGGGTGGTCACCCGGCAGGCGGTCGCCGCAGACAGCGGGGTCGCTCAGCTTTGTGTAGGTGGAGCTACGGGTAAGGGAGCGGGCGGGGGACCCGCCGGCCGACTCGGCGGCGCCGTCCTCCTTGGCAAAGCCGTTCTGGGCCACTTCCATGCTGTGCAGCAGCGTCTCCAGCTTCTTGTTCTGGATGTTGATGTCCACGAAGTACTTCTGCAGCCCCTTGTCTTTGTCAATCAGGTTGTTCTTGACGGTGTCGATGACCTGCTTGAGCTGCTTGATCTCCTTGCGGGCCTCCTTCAGGGCCAGCTGGGCCTCCACGCGGTGGCACTCCTCCTCGATCCAGTCCTCCTGCATGCGCGACAGCTGCATCTTCAGGTCATCGATCTCTGTGTCCCTGTGAGCAGATGAGACACACATGCTCACCGCCTGGCCTGTCACCGCCACCAAGGACAGACAAGGAGGGGGCTGTCCCCAAGGACACAGGGCCTGTGTTGCTGCCCCTCAGAGCTGAAAACAAAGGAACGCCTCAGAGCTCCTTCCTCATCCTCTTTATTCCATCGGGGAAGCAGTGGGGACGGGAGAGGAGCCAGGGCTCAGGACACGAGAGGCCTCCTCTTCAGGGACAAGAATGAACCACCACCTCACTTCCACCCCCAGAGCCAAAATGCAGACAACTGTCCACATTTATATCCACTACCCAGAGAAGACAGTAGACGATAAAAGATTCTCAGTTTAAAGATGCTACCACTATAAAAACTTAATACatccatttaaaaatcttaaaataaaacaacaaaaactaaacCTAAACTCTCTACTCTGCAGAAAGGGATGTGGCCTCCTACAAAAGCCAGTGGTGGAAATTTTCAGTGGAGGGCTATTTGGCCAGAGACCCTGGGGAGAGGGTGATGAGCCACTTTGTTTTTATGAGAGAAATTACTGCCTTGAATGTAGCTGATAATTTTACATCTTCCCTCAAGTGGAGGGATGAGAAGTGGTGGACGAATCAGAGGAGAATGATGAGAACAGAGTGGCTGTCTTTTATCCATGCTAGATGTTTCCTCTCTGTATCTACTGTAGAGAGGGAAGACCCAGAAGATTGCCGAAAAAGGCACAGAGCTATTCCCGAAAGACGAGGCAAGAGCAGGCAAACTAGACGGTCAGAAGACTCTTGTCCAGAAACTCTCAGGCTTTTAAAATCCCCGAGGCATAGATGAATCTGGGGGGTGCAGGGGAAGGAGGTGAAGTAGAAAATGATGCCATCGAGTCCAGAGGTAAAGCCAGGGTGAGACTGAAGAGGATGGACCAAAAGCAGTGAGAAAGGAGGAGACTCATTCATGGGACTGAACTCCCACCCTGGGTGTTCCTCCTTCAGCAAACGTCTTAGTGATCCGGCCCACACGCAGCCACTCAGCCCAAACCCTACATTCaggtaaataaaatacaaaatcgcACGACCATCACTTTGGATTTTATGAGTCCAGCAGAGTGACCGACCCAGATCAAGCACCATGCACTTTTCAAAGTCAAATTAGAAATTCAGGAAATGGGCCCAGGAATCTCACTCCACAAAAACACTGAAGGGACTGAGCCTGCGGGGCTGCAGTGGCCAGAAGTTCAGCAATGGCATCAactggaaggggaaggaggggaagggctgCCCAACAGGATACAGCTTGGTGGTGGATGTGGGACAGCAGCAGGGACCTGGAGCTGCTCAAGAGCCACAATAACAGACATGCCCACAGGTGTGGGGATAATGTTCATTCCTCCTGCCTCGGGGTGGGGGGCTCACTCTAGGACAACCCTCCTCACTGACTCTGAGCCCTGGGAGGAAGAGTGAGTGTGAAAGGAGGGACTGGGCATGCTCAACTCAGCTGGGCCCCATTCCTCCTGGGAGCCAGCAGGACCCCAGAGCTATGGCTTCCCAGCCCTGTCTAGGTCTCAGGGGGCTGCAGGACGTTACATTTGAACTGGTTCTTATAGGATGAGTTTTCCAAGGAAGCAAGATGAGAGAAAGGGTATCTTAGAGGTGGGGACACAATATATGAAAGCACAGAGTGTAAAAGCAGAGCTCCTTCTTTGAGGAGGAAGTAGGCTACTGCAGGAATGAGAGGTATCAGACTGAATGTTCAGAGCTGGTGAGGAGGTTGACAATACAGCAAGTACAGAATGGCCACAGGTACTGCAAGAGTACTAGGCGGAAAGGCCGGGGAGCTGAGGTGCAGGCGTGTCCACTACAGGGCGTCCTGCCCAAACCACACAGGGCAGACTGTCTGCTCTGAGCCACAGGGTGGCCCTAGAAAGGAAGCAGGGAGATGGGCTGTCTGCTTCCTGAGGACATCAGTGTAAATGGCCAagcagatgcagggcatcagtgAGAAGACAGTGGGAAATATAAATAGAAATCCTAGCTCTACAGACAAGGAGGTCCACAGAATGCCACCTCTACCCTCCCCAAGTTCAAAAGCACAACAGATACAAACTGGATCAGCTACCTGGCAGAGCTCTGGTGAAGAAAGACATGGTCACGCTTGCTGTATGCTCCAATTTACATGGAATataatagacaaatccacagaggcagaaagattagtggttgccagggatggggtggctggggagagatggagagtgATTGTCACTGGGaacagggtttctttctggacTGATGGAACTGTTCTAGAATTAGATACTGTCAATGGTTGCACcgttctgtgaatatactaaaaatcactgaattgtttaCGTTAGataggtgaattgtatggtatgtgaattattatctcaataaagcagttatattaaaaagaaagaaagaaagaaaagatgaaggaAGGCGTGGCAGTGGTGGCCTCCCCGCCTGCCCTCCAGCAACCTGCATGGCACCCTGCCCAGCTCACGGTCGGCTGCGTATCCGAATTGACACAGTCTGGAGAAGACGGGTAGGTGATGAAGAGATCAGAGGGCAGCCCTGAAGCTTTGATCATGAAGATGAAGCCGCCAGCCTGGAAACGGGGAGGCCAGGAGGATCAGGTCTGGAGAATGAGCTCAGACGGGCCCACGGGGGCTCCTGGGAGACCCCTGGGCTGGGTGGGAGCTCAGAGGAAGGTTTCTCACGATCTTACATCATCTATAAGTGGATGAGGAGGAAGGCTTCTGGGGCCTGAACTGGTGGGTCACGAGCCCCTAGTGCCCCCCCGGGAGGAAGCAAAGGAGGGCTAAGGGGTTGTTTCTCCCCCACAGAGACAGGTCAGCCAGGAAGAATGCCCTGTGCCGCTCCGCCCCAGGTAGAAAGGAGCAGGGCATGAGAAGTGGCCAAAAGGGTATGCCAGGCTACAACTGGGACAGCACTGCCTGGGGTGGGAGGCCCGATAGACCCTCACAGGGGAAACTGCTCCCGGCCTGGCCCCAAGCAGCTACCTGATGCTTCAAGGAGCAGCTGAGGGGAGGGTAGGGACAGGTGAGGTTTTGCTGACAGAGGAGCCCCCAGCCACGCCTTCCTCCCAGAGATACTGCAGGGCCCTGGCCACCCGCTTACCGGTCCTGGAGCCGGTCCTGCGTGTCCTTCAGCCGGGCTTTCAGATGCCGGATGCATACCTCCTTCTGCTGCAGGGGGGTCAGGTACTGCTCCGGGGTGGGGGGCTTGATGCCATGGTTATCACTGCACAGCGTGTACTTCATGGCGCGCCTGCCGGGGACGCTTgtcagcagggagggaggaaggggcctGGCGAGGCGCTGTGCCTCCAGGAGCTAGGGGCCCCGCCTACCCATCCTGGTCCCCTGGCCACTGGAGCGCTGCAGGCCAGGCCTCCCCCACGGGGCCCCTGTGGGCATGAGAACACCCAGCCCCTTTGGGAGGTGGGTTTTATTAAGGCTCTTTCGAGTGACGAGCACAGCGTCAGGGTGGGCAGCTCAGGGCTCCTCTAGCTCGGGCTGGGGAGACGCGTCACAGAGCGCGTGCACCACCCTGGCGCCACCCGGGGCGACGCCCCCTCCACCAACCCAGTCCCGGTGCCGTAGCCCAGAGCTCAGGTGTCCGCTCTCCCAACCCAGAGACCAAGGCTGAGGGTGGGAGAGGTCTCCCCCTCCGTGTAATTATCCTGGCGCCTGCATGGTGGGCAAGGATTTATCTGCTGTGTAAGTGCATGAGTGATTTCGTGTGAAAATCTAGTGACTGTATGGCAGCAACCATTTGAGCCGTTTCTGTGTTGTCATCATCACCACCGCCTCAGCATTCATCGTGTAGACAGTGTGTGCAAGACTGGTACTAAAGTGGCAGCCTGTCCTTACACTGGCATAAGGTGAGTGATAgttgatataaaattaataatgtgttcGTTTTCTTAGTGTTCTacaactttgctttcaaagaatcaCATTACCCTACAGTATGCCTTTCTCTCCTAATTGGAGAAACTGCCtatcagcctatcatcacaggtaagaggtttttagaaaaatgtaacaATGTTTCTAATACCATATTTTGAATATGACTGTAATACTGTATgccatacaaattttataatgattcattcattagatAAGCTAGGCAACCATTGCTAGCTTCTCTGTTATCAATGCATGCACActatacctgtaaataaatacgaatttctttttcacatgatcttttcatttttgatgtctagtCTTAGTAATACATGTAATAgctacagtgttttgtatcatgTAAGACAATATTGATGTACTGACAGatgattcattttaaaaacaatataaactttcagtatcaataaatacagtatattgctgtaaatgtattttctcttccttataattttcttaacattttcttttctctggtttactttattgtaagaatacagtaagtcccctacatatgaaccttcaagttgcaaactttcaaagatgaacGTGTGTTcccatgtccaatcacgtaagttagttcacatggctggtgtacttttcaaggtactgtactgtaagattaaaaatgttttctttattttttgtgtttgttttttatgtattatttgtgtgaaaagtattctaaacctattacagtacagtactatatagccgattgtgttatttgggcacctaggctaactttgtgggacttacgaacaaattgtaCTTAACGAATgcgctcttggaacagaacttgtttgtGTGTAGGGGGCTTACTGTATAgtttataatacatataacacACCAAATACATGTCAATCAACTAATTACATAATCAGGAAGGCTTCTGGTCAACAGTAGGATATTAGCAGTTACGTCTTGCGGGAGTAAAAAGTTATACGCAGATTTGCAACTGCACGAGGGGTCAGTACCCCAACCCCCTTGTTGGTCCAGGGTCAACTGCTCTAGGACACCAGCCCATGAACATGTTCACACAAACGCAGGCAGACCCTTTCCATCTGCATGTGCATGCTCTGGGGGCACACGTGAGCACACATGTGAACACTGGCTGTCTCTGGGCATTGCCCTGTTCACAGCTGTACCCTGCAGTGGCAGCAGGCTGGACGTGTACCGCTCCCGACAGCCACAAACACCCTAGCACAGGGTGGTGCagacgcgtgtgtgtgtgtgcgtgtgcttgtgcatgtgcgtgtgcgtgtgcgtgtgcgtgtgcgtgtgtgtgtggtgagcaCGCCCTGGTTCCAGGGCcgaggaggaggaattcccacccggtggaggagggagggccgAGGCTTTCACCCAGGGAAGGGGAGCACCCCAGTGCCACCAGCAGACCACGGCTGGGCCACCTCAACTCACAGCTTCCTGCCGGCTGTTCTGTTGGGGAAGAAACCTCCTTGGATTTTGGCTTAAACACCTGGGCGTGTTCTCACACAATTTGGCAGAGGCCTTGCTGCCATCCAACTCTGTTCCTTTAGGGGACAGGGAGTCCCAGGTCTAGCAAGAGGCAATCACATTTTCTGGGTGTAGAAAAGACAGGCCCTGGTGGGGCCCATTTGCTGAAGGAGCCAAGTTAGAGGCAGTTTTAAAAGCTTTGGGGAAGCTGTCTAAGTTTACCGAGGAAAAAGTATTTGTAAATCGTAAACTGTTGAAGAGAAAGTGTAGACAGAAGTGGAGGGAAAGAGAAACGATTCTCTTCTACTCACTCAGCTCCTGGCCTCTAAGTTTAACTCAAGCCAAGTCACACACTGGCTTGTTTTCTGTGTGGCAAGGGGCAGAGGCGCGGTGTCGGGTGGGACCTTGGGGTCCCCTCTGATGGGATCTAAGAAATCTCCTTCCAAAAGAGAGGAAGCCAGCAAGGGCCCTGAGCCCCACGTGTTAGGGCAGTAGACATCCTGGTGCCCTGCAAAGGCTTTGGCGAGAGGGACCCAGAGCTGTGGTGAGAAAAAGAGGCCTTTTCCCTGTGCCGGGGTGGAGGAACCAGGATTACTTAAACTAGTAAGAGCTGAGGATTATAAAGGAAATAACTATTTAAACTTTTTTCCATATGCTTTCACGAGTTTTCCTTCTCAATATAGTATTTAACACTCATATATTTTTAGTCACTAGCTCTttgtgggaaaaaatattttttaatatagtatatatttacatatatactataCGTACCTGAGAAGAGAAGTATACTACAATTCATGTCCCTCAGCTATTCACACCTTGGAACACCTGGCTACTTATAGTGAGGCCAGAGCCGAGGCACTGCTCACCAGCAACTCTGATGGTGGCAAGGAGACCCTTGCATGGAAGCAGCTCTCAGCCTCAGGGTTGGGACTGCCCCCATGGGTTGCAGTTATGACATGTGTGGCAAAAATCTGTTACCAATAAAAAAGTATTAAAGTTGCCAATTATACACTTTTCAAAAGGTAAATTAATGCATCATCAATCTCACTCACACACCACCCACACCCCCATTCTGGGGGCAGTTACAGACAGGATGCTGGGGCATGGGTCCAGCATATGTGTGTCACCCATCATGCGTGTCATGGTGGAAAACTCAGAATTGCTGTCTCAGTGTGATCTGGTCACACAAATGACACTCACTCAAGACAAGCCTTCCCAGGAGGAGCTCTGGCCATGGGAGCTGCAGGCCAGAGTCTCCTGGCCTTCTCTTGCCTACGATTCTCAAGTTGAACCAAAGTCCTAATGAGAGCGGTTACGTGTTACGGGCCAGCAGATATCAACTCGCTGAAGCCTCCGGGTTGTaagctccactttacagatgagggagtGGAGACTCGGATTGAATCACATCCTAAGCCCGTGCTCCCCCCTCGCACTCCTTGTATTTCAACGCAGGGAAGCAGGATGGGCGCCGCATCACAGCCGGCACATCCTGGTCTCTGAGGACCCACTGCTCTCCTTACCTGTCTGCCCAGCCCCATCCTGCCTTTCCTCTTTTCTGAGAGCCCAGAGCACATGCTGCACTTGTAACACACTTCACTTTCTAAACCAACTCCACTCTGCCACCCTCACAGTGTACCACCTAGAAGAGCAGGCTGGCGGACGCCATGAGTTGCCTCTCAATATCCCTTCTTGTCTTTTCTCCAACAGAACTCCCAGTTTGCTTGGGTGGCCCTACACTGGGAACCACTAACTCTCCCTGTAGCCAGTCATACCTGGCACCAGCCAGCACAGAATAGACAGAATTTCCTGGGGAATGTGTCCTGTCTCAAAAACACCAGTCTCTGGGGGTTCAGGGGCTTTGGCCTTTCTACCTTCTTCCTTTCTGGATGCTGACCTGATGCCTGGAGGTGTAGGAGCCAGCTGTACACCCAGGATGGTGGAGATGGGGTCCCTGATACTTTGGGGAGCTGCCCGCCTCTGGCCCCTTGTTCTGAAGGCATCACCCCCAGTTTGTCTCAGCTACTGACTTTGGTTACGTGCAGCTGGGTATGATCATACCCGTCTTACAgatgggaactgaggctcagagagaagtgacccgctcaaggtcacacagccgggAAGTGTGCTAGAGTTGGGGATGATTAGAACGCCCACCTCCCCCGACCCCCAGGGCACTCAAGGTCCCAGCCAGCTTGGCCAGGCCGGGTGGGAGGGAGTGGCTGGTTACCTGGGCGTGGGGCTGCTGTCACTTCCCTTGCAGGAGCCCGAGTTACTGCTGCTGCTGAGGGAAGAGGTGCCGTGGGCATCCCGCACGCTCACGGGGGGAGAGGTGCGCCTGGAGGCAGGAAGAAGAAGCAGGTGCTCGTTCTGGCTGGTGGGCAGCTGCGGACACTGGGCGAACACCGCCAGGCCGCTGCGGCCCAAAGGGCCCCCACTTCAGGGTCACCGCCGGGGAGAGAAGCGTGACGGGGGGATGCACAGACAGGGGTGACAGAACAGACAGTGCAAATCAAGGTGGAAAACCAGAAGGAGGCCGGTCCTCGGGACTCCCCAGAAGGCTGAGCAGGGCTGCGGGCCAAGGGTGGGGTCCCAGCTACTCCTACCAAGGGCCCTCAACTTCCAGGGTCCCCAAGCCCAGAGGGAAAGGTCCCTGCACGTATTGAAACAGAGGTGGAGAGGAATGGGGCAAGCAGGAGGAGGGACAGGAGTAGGGACACACAGGGAGGCCAGGGGAGCCTGGGTGGAAGGCTGCATGCCATCTCTGCAGTAACTGTGAAGATCAAACAACAATCCTGGTGATGGTAGGGACCCAATGGTTTAAGTCTTCAGAGAACTTTTATACCCACTGTGTCATGTGAGCCCATAAATAGTTCCTGAGGCCAGTGTCAGCaagcccattttaaagatgggaaaactGGGGCAATGACTTGTTCAAAAACAAGCCGGTGGTGGACTGGAGACAGagaccctccctgcccccaccttcaGAGGCCAAGGCTCCGGGCATTGGGGAGACTCACCTGCGGGATCCAGCAGAGGCCCGTCTACTGCCTGGCAGGGACATGGCCATGAGGCTGTGGGTCCGGGTGAGGGGCGGGATGGGCGGTGTCCCCGGGGCTGAGGAGAGAGGGTGGGTTGGGGGGGCCGCGGGGGTGGCTGGGCCCGGCCACGTCATCCTCTCGCTGGGGCCGCTGCCCGGCATGGCTTCTCCTCTCACCCTTCAGCAGGACACCCAGGACTGAGCGGGGGGCTGGCAGGCCAGGCTCTGGCCACAGCTCCCTCCACCAACAAATTTAGCAGGCTCTCACCCCACCACCCGACTTAAAATCATGATCATCAGAGCCTCAGGGCGGGCAGAAATCATCAGTCCAACCCTGTGTGTCCTCCGGATGAGTGAATGTGCCCCAGAGAGAACAAAGGCCTCGCCCAAGGTCACTGACACTGGGGCAGGGCCTTCTAATTGGCTTGGTCCAGGACTGAGTCCTCTACGCTATAAGCCAGGCCCCCGGACCCCTGACTCTcggacccccacccccacgctgGTCAATCCTCCCTCGGCGGGGGCTGCAGACTGCAGGACTCCTGGAGCAGGACCAGGAACCCCAGATTAGGCTGCGCTAGTCTTGATGTCACCTTCC
The DNA window shown above is from Kogia breviceps isolate mKogBre1 chromosome 14, mKogBre1 haplotype 1, whole genome shotgun sequence and carries:
- the SNPH gene encoding syntaphilin isoform X3 encodes the protein MPWNAGDVVPFHIRVYPYVFLHMCGVLVCLVSPVDGKPRATHQQALWEAPGTPPIPPLTRTHSLMAMSLPGSRRASAGSRSGGPLGRSGLAVFAQCPQLPTSQNEHLLLLPASRRTSPPVSVRDAHGTSSLSSSSNSGSCKGSDSSPTPRRAMKYTLCSDNHGIKPPTPEQYLTPLQQKEVCIRHLKARLKDTQDRLQDRDTEIDDLKMQLSRMQEDWIEEECHRVEAQLALKEARKEIKQLKQVIDTVKNNLIDKDKGLQKYFVDINIQNKKLETLLHSMEVAQNGFAKEDGAAESAGGSPARSLTRSSTYTKLSDPAVCGDRLPGDHPGASVEDGADSGFVVTDDTLSRTDALEASSLLSSGVDCGPEEGSSLHGSFSLGPRFPASNTYEKLLCGTEAGVQASCMQERAIQTDFVQYQPDLDTILEKVTKAQVCGTVPKSGDRCPESDPHPLGPRDPNSAVVVTVVDELEAPEPITWGPTPHHPGANPNPSPSVSVACPVEEEEEAAAAEKEPKSYWSRHYIVDLLAVVVPAVPTVAWLCRSQRRQGQPIYNISSLLRGCCTVALHSIRRISCRSLSQQGPSASTAAGGSSQL
- the SNPH gene encoding syntaphilin isoform X5, whose protein sequence is MGAVPTLRLRAASMQGSPCHHQSCWRAMKYTLCSDNHGIKPPTPEQYLTPLQQKEVCIRHLKARLKDTQDRLQDRDTEIDDLKMQLSRMQEDWIEEECHRVEAQLALKEARKEIKQLKQVIDTVKNNLIDKDKGLQKYFVDINIQNKKLETLLHSMEVAQNGFAKEDGAAESAGGSPARSLTRSSTYTKLSDPAVCGDRLPGDHPGASVEDGADSGFVVTDDTLSRTDALEASSLLSSGVDCGPEEGSSLHGSFSLGPRFPASNTYEKLLCGTEAGVQASCMQERAIQTDFVQYQPDLDTILEKVTKAQVCGTVPKSGDRCPESDPHPLGPRDPNSAVVVTVVDELEAPEPITWGPTPHHPGANPNPSPSVSVACPVEEEEEAAAAEKEPKSYWSRHYIVDLLAVVVPAVPTVAWLCRSQRRQGQPIYNISSLLRGCCTVALHSIRRISCRSLSQQGPSASTAAGGSSQL
- the SNPH gene encoding syntaphilin isoform X2 → MAMSLPGSRRASAGSRRRTSPPVSVRDAHGTSSLSSSSNSGSCKGSDSSPTPRRAMKYTLCSDNHGIKPPTPEQYLTPLQQKEVCIRHLKARLKDTQDRLQDRDTEIDDLKMQLSRMQEDWIEEECHRVEAQLALKEARKEIKQLKQVIDTVKNNLIDKDKGLQKYFVDINIQNKKLETLLHSMEVAQNGFAKEDGAAESAGGSPARSLTRSSTYTKLSDPAVCGDRLPGDHPGASVEDGADSGFVVTDDTLSRTDALEASSLLSSGVDCGPEEGSSLHGSFSLGPRFPASNTYEKLLCGTEAGVQASCMQERAIQTDFVQYQPDLDTILEKVTKAQVCGTVPKSGDRCPESDPHPLGPRDPNSAVVVTVVDELEAPEPITWGPTPHHPGANPNPSPSVSVACPVEEEEEAAAAEKEPKSYWSRHYIVDLLAVVVPAVPTVAWLCRSQRRQGQPIYNISSLLRGCCTVALHSIRRISCRSLSQQGPSASTAAGGSSQL
- the SNPH gene encoding syntaphilin isoform X1, translating into MAMSLPGSRRASAGSRSGGPLGRSGLAVFAQCPQLPTSQNEHLLLLPASRRTSPPVSVRDAHGTSSLSSSSNSGSCKGSDSSPTPRRAMKYTLCSDNHGIKPPTPEQYLTPLQQKEVCIRHLKARLKDTQDRLQDRDTEIDDLKMQLSRMQEDWIEEECHRVEAQLALKEARKEIKQLKQVIDTVKNNLIDKDKGLQKYFVDINIQNKKLETLLHSMEVAQNGFAKEDGAAESAGGSPARSLTRSSTYTKLSDPAVCGDRLPGDHPGASVEDGADSGFVVTDDTLSRTDALEASSLLSSGVDCGPEEGSSLHGSFSLGPRFPASNTYEKLLCGTEAGVQASCMQERAIQTDFVQYQPDLDTILEKVTKAQVCGTVPKSGDRCPESDPHPLGPRDPNSAVVVTVVDELEAPEPITWGPTPHHPGANPNPSPSVSVACPVEEEEEAAAAEKEPKSYWSRHYIVDLLAVVVPAVPTVAWLCRSQRRQGQPIYNISSLLRGCCTVALHSIRRISCRSLSQQGPSASTAAGGSSQL
- the SNPH gene encoding syntaphilin isoform X4; amino-acid sequence: MPGSGPSERMTWPGPATPAAPPTHPLSSAPGTPPIPPLTRTHSLMAMSLPGSRRASAGSRRRTSPPVSVRDAHGTSSLSSSSNSGSCKGSDSSPTPRRAMKYTLCSDNHGIKPPTPEQYLTPLQQKEVCIRHLKARLKDTQDRLQDRDTEIDDLKMQLSRMQEDWIEEECHRVEAQLALKEARKEIKQLKQVIDTVKNNLIDKDKGLQKYFVDINIQNKKLETLLHSMEVAQNGFAKEDGAAESAGGSPARSLTRSSTYTKLSDPAVCGDRLPGDHPGASVEDGADSGFVVTDDTLSRTDALEASSLLSSGVDCGPEEGSSLHGSFSLGPRFPASNTYEKLLCGTEAGVQASCMQERAIQTDFVQYQPDLDTILEKVTKAQVCGTVPKSGDRCPESDPHPLGPRDPNSAVVVTVVDELEAPEPITWGPTPHHPGANPNPSPSVSVACPVEEEEEAAAAEKEPKSYWSRHYIVDLLAVVVPAVPTVAWLCRSQRRQGQPIYNISSLLRGCCTVALHSIRRISCRSLSQQGPSASTAAGGSSQL
- the SNPH gene encoding syntaphilin isoform X6, translated to MKYTLCSDNHGIKPPTPEQYLTPLQQKEVCIRHLKARLKDTQDRLQDRDTEIDDLKMQLSRMQEDWIEEECHRVEAQLALKEARKEIKQLKQVIDTVKNNLIDKDKGLQKYFVDINIQNKKLETLLHSMEVAQNGFAKEDGAAESAGGSPARSLTRSSTYTKLSDPAVCGDRLPGDHPGASVEDGADSGFVVTDDTLSRTDALEASSLLSSGVDCGPEEGSSLHGSFSLGPRFPASNTYEKLLCGTEAGVQASCMQERAIQTDFVQYQPDLDTILEKVTKAQVCGTVPKSGDRCPESDPHPLGPRDPNSAVVVTVVDELEAPEPITWGPTPHHPGANPNPSPSVSVACPVEEEEEAAAAEKEPKSYWSRHYIVDLLAVVVPAVPTVAWLCRSQRRQGQPIYNISSLLRGCCTVALHSIRRISCRSLSQQGPSASTAAGGSSQL